From one Thalassospira lucentensis genomic stretch:
- a CDS encoding aspartate-semialdehyde dehydrogenase yields the protein MSAENLHVGVIGATGAVGVELINVMFDRNFPVGELTLFASERSAGKTVETKYGTKTIALFSVEEAKQCDIVFLAVSGDFAKEFAPQIAEGALVIDNSSAFRLNDDVPLIVPEINGDLAKTAKLIANPNCTTAIAAVALWPLHKAFGLKKVIVSTYQAASGAGQPGMNELREGLAAGLEGKPVPAEVFAHPLAFNVIPHIDSFQENGYTREEMKVTWETRKIFGEPDLPVSCTAVRIPTERTHSEAIVVETEKVVTPAAAREALANAKGVKLVDDPANNVYPMPINATKQYDVEVGRIRSNLIFGDHGLELFVAGDQLLKGAALNAVQIAEAYIAD from the coding sequence ATGAGTGCCGAAAATCTCCATGTCGGTGTGATCGGCGCAACCGGTGCGGTTGGCGTCGAGCTGATCAATGTTATGTTTGATCGCAACTTCCCTGTGGGTGAACTTACCCTGTTCGCGTCCGAGCGTTCGGCAGGCAAGACCGTGGAGACTAAGTACGGCACTAAGACCATCGCACTGTTTTCGGTTGAAGAAGCCAAACAGTGCGACATTGTCTTCCTTGCAGTTTCCGGTGATTTCGCCAAGGAATTTGCTCCGCAGATTGCCGAGGGCGCGCTGGTGATCGACAACTCTTCGGCATTCCGTCTGAATGACGATGTGCCGTTGATCGTGCCGGAAATCAATGGTGACCTTGCCAAGACCGCCAAGCTGATTGCCAACCCGAATTGCACCACTGCGATTGCAGCTGTGGCGCTGTGGCCGTTGCATAAGGCATTCGGCCTGAAAAAGGTCATCGTTTCGACCTATCAGGCAGCATCGGGTGCCGGTCAGCCAGGTATGAACGAGCTGCGTGAAGGCTTGGCGGCGGGTCTTGAAGGCAAACCTGTTCCTGCCGAGGTTTTTGCTCATCCGCTGGCGTTCAACGTCATCCCGCATATCGATAGCTTCCAGGAAAACGGTTACACCCGCGAGGAGATGAAAGTCACCTGGGAAACTCGCAAGATATTTGGCGAACCGGACCTGCCAGTATCCTGCACGGCCGTGCGTATCCCGACTGAGCGGACCCATTCCGAAGCGATTGTCGTGGAGACCGAAAAGGTTGTTACCCCGGCGGCTGCACGTGAAGCGCTGGCCAATGCCAAGGGTGTGAAGCTGGTAGACGATCCGGCGAACAATGTTTATCCGATGCCGATCAATGCGACGAAACAGTATGACGTCGAAGTCGGCCGTATCCGTTCCAACCTGATTTTTGGTGATCATGGTCTGGAACTGTTTGTTGCCGGTGACCAGTTGCTTAAAGGTGCGGCGTTGAACGCGGTCCAGATCGCAGAAGCCTATATCGCGGATTAA
- a CDS encoding sensor domain-containing diguanylate cyclase, with translation MPGKKIYFAIVLCILLVVGFLTTSFVSFYVARQSLEQQIAESTLPLTSDNIYSEIQRDLLQPIFISSLMAQDTFVRDWTLAGENDPEQIIRYLGEIQMRYDTVTSYFISDKTRNYYHPTGVIKQVSEDDPADFWYFQARDDQKPYEINVDHDTADRSRLAVFVNYQVRDYDGNVIGITGVGLSVNSVTRLIETYQKRYGRTIYFVDLEGRITLHGSGFGTSETLHDRDGIRAHATQILTSPGYSITYEDHGETYFVNSRLVPEFGWLLLVEQKEHIGDQKIETTFLINIAVSLLITAIVGIAAYLTIRNYQNRLEELASRDKLTGACNRQVFDLVFEGVAKSCKRRAEPLGVVCIDLDEFKEVNDTFGHPGGDATLKEVATTIRRHSRESDTLCRWGGDEFILLLPGLSRQEAMTKAREISDAIREHPVRFGRDNILVTVSAGITEYRDGEEFETLITRVDNALYTAKNAGRDHISVA, from the coding sequence GTGCCTGGAAAGAAAATCTATTTCGCTATCGTTTTGTGCATTTTGCTGGTTGTCGGCTTTCTGACCACGAGTTTCGTAAGTTTTTACGTCGCCCGGCAATCACTGGAACAGCAAATTGCTGAGAGCACACTACCGCTGACAAGCGACAATATCTATTCCGAGATCCAGCGTGATCTGCTGCAACCGATCTTTATTTCATCATTGATGGCACAGGATACTTTTGTCCGGGACTGGACGCTCGCCGGGGAAAATGATCCGGAACAAATCATCCGCTATCTCGGTGAAATCCAGATGCGATATGATACTGTCACGTCCTATTTCATCTCGGACAAGACCCGGAACTATTATCACCCGACCGGTGTGATCAAGCAGGTATCCGAAGATGATCCGGCCGATTTCTGGTATTTTCAGGCACGCGACGATCAAAAGCCCTATGAAATCAATGTCGATCATGACACCGCGGATCGATCACGTCTGGCGGTTTTCGTGAATTATCAGGTCCGCGACTATGACGGCAATGTCATCGGCATCACCGGTGTTGGCTTATCCGTGAACTCCGTTACCCGCCTGATCGAGACCTATCAGAAACGTTATGGCCGAACGATTTACTTCGTTGATCTGGAAGGGCGGATCACCCTGCACGGCAGCGGCTTCGGGACATCTGAAACACTGCACGACCGGGACGGAATTCGCGCCCATGCTACCCAGATTCTGACTTCTCCGGGATACTCCATTACTTACGAAGACCATGGTGAAACCTATTTCGTAAACAGTCGCCTTGTTCCGGAATTCGGCTGGTTGCTGCTGGTGGAACAGAAAGAACACATCGGTGACCAGAAGATCGAAACCACCTTCCTGATCAATATCGCTGTCTCGCTTCTGATTACCGCGATTGTCGGTATTGCGGCTTATCTGACGATCCGGAACTATCAAAACCGCCTGGAAGAACTGGCATCACGTGACAAGCTGACCGGCGCATGCAACCGGCAGGTCTTTGATCTTGTGTTTGAAGGTGTGGCCAAATCCTGCAAACGGCGTGCGGAACCTTTAGGCGTTGTCTGTATCGATCTTGACGAGTTCAAGGAAGTTAATGACACCTTTGGCCATCCTGGCGGCGACGCAACGCTTAAGGAAGTTGCCACCACCATTCGCCGTCATTCCCGTGAATCCGATACTTTGTGCCGCTGGGGGGGTGACGAATTCATCCTGCTTCTGCCCGGCCTTAGTCGCCAGGAAGCAATGACGAAAGCACGGGAAATTTCCGACGCGATCCGCGAACATCCGGTACGCTTCGGGCGAGATAACATTCTGGTCACGGTTAGTGCAGGTATCACCGAATATCGAGACGGTGAAGAGTTTGAAACACTTATAACTCGTGTTGATAACGCGCTTTATACTGCCAAAAATGCCGGCCGCGACCATATTTCAGTCGCCTGA